The segment CACAGGCATGACCGCCACGAGCACCGAGGTGAGCCTGCCGGGCGTCACCACCGTCCGGGCGTCCGGTCGCGAGATCGTGCGCCGCGGCCTCGCGCTGTCGCCGGCCATCAAGGACGGCCTGGGACTCACGCTGCTGCTCGCCGTGCTGAGCACGGTGGGCGGCTCGGTGGTGCCCGTGGTCATCCAGCGCACGGTGGACTCGGGGCTGGGTGACGGGGGAGAGACGACCCTGTCCGCCATCGGTCCCTACCTGCTCGGCGCGCTCGTGCTCGTCCTGCTGACGGCGGTCGTCGCCTACTGGATGCGCGTGCGCCTGTTCGTGGCGAGCGAGCGCGGCCTCGCCGAGCTGCGTGTCACGGCGTTCCGCCACGTGCACGACCTCTCGATGCTCACGCAGAACGCCGAGCGCCGGGGCGTCCTCGTCTCGCGGGTGACGTCCGACATCGACCAGGTGTCCCTGTTCCTGCAGTTCACCGGCATCATGATCGTCATCAGCCTCGGCCAGATGCTCGTCGCGACGGTCATCATGGCGTTCTACTCCTGGCAGCTGACCCTCGTCGTCTGGCTGTGCTTCCTCCCGCTCGCGGCCAGCCTGAAGTACTTCGCCGCACGGCTGAGCCGCGCCTACGACACCGTGCGCCGGACCGTCGGCGAGATGCTCGCCGTCGTGGCCGAGCCGGTCGTCGGTGCCTCCGTGGTCAAGGCGCACGCCATCGAGGACCGCACGCAGGCCAGGGTCGACGCGGGCATCCAGCGCAACCTCGACGCCAACGTCCGCGCCCAGAAGCTCGTGGCGGTCACGTTCGCCTCCGCCGGCCTCGTGGGCGGGCTCGCGAACGCCGGTGCCGTGGCCGTCGGAGTGGTCCTCGGCGTGGCCGGTGGCCTGTCGATGGGGACCGTCATCGCGTTCGCGTTCCTCGTCGGTCTGCTCGTGGGGCCCGCGCAGATGGCCACGCAGGTCCTGACCGAGGCGCAGAACGCCATCGCCTCGTGGCGGCGGGTCATCGAGCTGCTCGACACCCCGGCCGACGTGGTCGACCCCGGTCCCGACGGGGTCGGTCTGCCCGACGAGGTGCTCGGCGCCCGGTTCGAGCACGTCGCGTTCGCCTACCCCGACGGCCCGGAGGTGCTCAGCGACGTCGACGTCACGATCCAGCCGCGCCAGCGCGTGGCGGTGGTGGGCGAGACGGGCTCGGGCAAGACGACCTTCGCCAAGCTGCTCACCCGCCTCATGGACCCGGTGCGCGGGACGGTGCGGCTCGGCGACACCGACATCGCGCGGGTCTCCTTCGACGAGCTGCGGCGCCACGTGCTCATGGTCCCCCAGGAGGGCTTCCTGTTCGACGCGACGTTGCGCGAGAACCTGCTGTACGGGCGCGACGACGCGACGGACGTCGAGCTCGTCGCCGCGGTCGACGACCTCGGCCTCACCGACTGGTTCGCGGGGCTGCCGCACGGGTTGGACACACGCGTGGGGCAGAGGGGCGAGTCGCTGTCGGCGGGGGAGCGCCAGCTCGTCGCGCTGGTGCGCTCGGCCCTGGCCGACCCCGACTTCCTCGTGCTCGACGAGGCCACGAGTGCGGTCGACCCGCAGACCGAGCTGCGTGCCACGCGTGCGCTGGAGACCCTGCTCGAGGGACGCACGAGCGTCACGATCGCGCACCGGCTCAGCACGGCGGAGAACGCCGACCGCGTGCTGGTGTTCGACGCAGGCCGCCTCGTCGAGGACGGGTCGCACGACGAGCTGGTCGACGCCGGGGGCGTGTACGCCCGCCTGCACGCCAGCTGGGTGGCGCAGGCCTCGCTCGGGATCGTGCCGGCGGCCGAGTGACCTCTGGGAGGATGGCACCGTGACCTCACTCGACCCAGCCGTGGCCGCCCGGCTCAAGCGCGATCCCGCGGGGCTGGTCCCCGCCGTGGTGCAGGACGCCGGCACGCGCGACGTCCTCATGGTCGGGTGGATGGACGACGAGGCGCTGCACCGCACCCTCACGACCGGCCGGGGCACCTACTGGAGCCGCAGCCGCCAGGAGTACTGGGTCAAGGGCGAGACCTCCGGCCACACCCAGGCCGTGCGCGAGGTGCGCCTCGACTGCGACGGCGACACGCTGCTCGTCGTGGTCGACCAGGAGGGTCCGGCCTGCCACACCGGCGCGACCACCTGCTTCGACGCGGACCGGTTGCTGTGACGGCTGCGTCCGGGCGGCGTCTGTACGCGCCGGTGGTGCTCGGCCTGCTGGCGGTGGGTGGGCTCACCTGGTTGGCACTCGGCCGCACCTGGGCCAGCACCCGGCTGGCCCCGACGGGCCTGCCGCCCGACACGATCGTGGTCACGGGCCGCGACGTCGCCCCGCTGGCCGCCGCCCTGGCCGTCGTCGTGGTCACCGCCGCGCTCGCCGTGCTCGCGACCCGCGGGCGCGGGCGGCTCGTCGTCGGTCTCTTCGTCGTCGTGCTCGGACTCGGCGGTGCTGCCGTGTGCCTGGTCTCGGCGGCCGACGTCGACGCGTCGTTGTCCTCGGCCGCCGAGCAGTCCCCGGCCTTCACGGGCCAGGACCTCGGAGCCGTCTCGAGGTCGTCGTGGTCCTACGTCGCGGCCGCGGGGTTCCTGCTCGCGACCGGCCTCGGTGCCGTGACCGTCCGGCACGGCAGGTCGTGGCCCGCCATGAGCGGCCGGTACGACGCGCCGTCGCGCTCACGCGTCGACGACGACCCGTGGAAGGCGCTCGACGAGGGACGCGACCCCACGCTCTGAGCCATGCGGGACGAAAGTCCTGAATTCACCTGGAGGACTCGTAACTCCCGGGTGCACCCGTCGTTGAGATCTTCGACACCGACGAGCGGTGACGACGGTTGGAGGTCCGATGCGCGTACTCGTGCACGACTTCAGCGGGCATCCCTTCCAGGCCCAGCTGAGCCGGGAGCTCGCGCGGCGTGGCCACGACGTCACCCACTCCACCTGCAACGCCTACGTCTCGGGCAAGGGTCGACTCGAGTCCGCGGAGGGCGAGTCGATCACCTTCGAGACCGTGGGCGACGGCATCGTGTTCGACAAGAGCCGCTTCGTCCATCGTCTGCTCCTCGAGCTGAGGCTGGGGTTCGAGCTGGTCCGCCACGTCCGACGCGTCCGTCCCGACGTCGCCCTCATGTCCAACGTCCAGATCCCGACCCTGGTGGTCTTCGCGGCCGCGATGCTCGTGCTGCGCCAGCCGTGGGTGCTCTGGCACCAGGACGTGTACTCCGTGGCGGTGCGGTCCTTCGCCGGCGCGAAGCTCTCACGCTCCTTCCGTGCGGTGGCGGTCGGCTTCGAGGTCGCCGAGCGGTGGACGTCGCGCCGCGCCCGCGAGATCGTCGTCATCGCCGAGTCCTTCGTGCCCGTGCACGCGGGATGGGGCACGGCCGCCAAGGTGACGGTCATCGCGAACTGGGCCCCGCTCGACGAGATCGTGCCCTGTCCGCGCAAGAACGACTGGGCGGTCGAGAACGAGCTCGACGACGTCGACACGATCCTGTACTCGGGGACCCTCGGGCTCAAGCACGACCCCGCGCTGCTGGTCCAGCTCACCGCCGCGGTGCGCGAGCGCGGCCGTGAGGTCCGGCTGGTCGTCGTGAACGAGGGGCCCGCCGTCCCGGTCCTGCGGGCCGAGGCCGCCGCGCTCGACGTCCCGCTCACGCTGCTGCCGTTCCAGCCCTACGACCGGCTCCCGGAGGTGCTGGCCAGCGGCGACGTGCTCGTGGTCCTGCTCGACCAGCAGGCGGGCGCGTTCTCCGTCCCGTCCAAGACGCTGTCCTACCTGTGCGCCGGTCGTCCCGTGGTGGGACTGATGCCCGAGGAGAACGCCGCCTCCGGGCTGGTGCGCCGGGCGGGCGGGCACGTCGGCCGACCCGACGCCGCCTCGCTCCCGGCAGCGGCCGCGTGGGTCGACCAGCTCCTGGGCGAGCCCGGACGTCGCGACGACGTCGGTGCCGAGGCGCGCGACCTCGCCGAGCAGGAGTTCTCCCTGGCCTCGTGCGCCGACCGCTTCGAGTCCGTGCTGCTGCGGAGCGCGCGATGAGTGCCGCGACGCGGGCCGTCACCGGTCTCGACGTCGGGGTGCGTGACGTGTCGCGGCCCACCGGCGTGCCGCTGGTCGTCGTCGGACCGTTGACCCGCACGGGCCGTGAGCTGGCCGACCGGCACGGCGGGCCGGTGCTCTCCGTCTCGCGTGGCGCGACCGACGCGGCGGCCCTGCGGGCCGCCGGAGCCGACGTGGTCGACGTGGCCGGCGACGAGCTCGCCACGCTGCTCCGTGACGTCGAGTCCGTGGACGTCGCGGTCTGCGCGCTCGGACCGGTGCACCCGGGGCCGGTGGACCTCGTGGGTGACACCGCGGCGACGGAGCGCGACCTCGCCTTCCTGCGCCGGGTGCTGGACGCGGCGGCCGGTCGTCCGGTCCGGCTCGTCCTCGTGTCCTCCGTCGTGGCGCTGGCACCCACGGCCGACCGGCGCTACTACGGGGGCTTCAAGTCCCTGGTGGAGCAGGCGCTCGTAACACTCGTCGCCGAGCACCCCGCCGCGCGCCTCGACGTCCTCTACCCGGGACGTCTCGTCGCCGGCGGCGAGCGCACCCGTCCTTGGCACCGCCTCCACGCCGGTTTCTCCGGCCTCGCGGTCCGCGTCGAGCGATGCCTGCAGGACCGGGCAGCGCGAGCCGGGCGTCGCCGCGTCGTGGGCCTGGACGCCCGTCTGTGGCTGCTCGTGCGGTCCCTCTCACTCGTCGTCTCGGGCGCTCTGCCCGGGCGGATCGACCCACCCCTCGAGCTTGTCGGCACCAAGGAGACCTCCTGATGTGGAAGAAGCGTTCGCTCGACCTGCTGCTGACCGTGGCCGGAGCCGTCGTCTGGGTCCCGGTCGTCCTCACGGTGGCCCTGGCCGTCCTCGTGTCGGAGGGGCGCCCGGTGTTCTACCGGTCACGCCGCCGGGTGAGCGTCGACGAGGTCGTGCTGCTGACCAAGTTCCGCACGATGGTGCGCAACGCCGACAAGCTCGTGAACCGTGAGACCGTGCCGGTCGCGTCCGACACCCGCTTCCTCAACATCCCGGCCGACTCACCGCTCTACACCCGGATCGGTCGCTTCGTGGAGCGCTTCGCGCTCACCGAGCTGCCGCAGCTCTGGCACGTCCTGCGCGGCGACATGAGCGTGGTGGGCAACCGTCCGCTGCCGCAGAACGTCATCGACTGCCTCCGCGAGGAGTACCCGCAGGTCTCCGACCGGTTCCTGACGCGTGCCGGCCTGACCGGCCCGGCCCAGCTCGTCGGCCGCGAGGCGCTCACCGACGGCGAGCGCCTCGAGCTGGAGGCGGCCTACTGCCGCGCCTGCCTCAACGGCTACCAGGCGAAGCTCGACGTCGTGATCCTGGCCGCGACGATCTTCGGGGTCCTCGGCATCGGCAAGCAGCTCGGCCGCCGCGACGTGATGGACCTGATCGCGCGTCACTCCGGCCGCCCCCGCAGCGCCGCCGTCCTGGCGCCCGCTCCCGCGTCCTCGGTGCTCGCACGGTCGCAGCCGTCCTGAGCGACGCCCTCCGGGGCGCACCGGCCGACGCCGATGCGCCCCGGTAGGCTGTCGCCCGTCGTCCCCCTCGCAGGAGAGAGAGCTGCATGTCGCACGGATCGTCGCCCGCGTCCTGGACCGCCGTCCTGGTCTGCCTCGCAGGCTTCACCATCGGCGGGATCGCTCTGATCCCCGAGCCGCACTGGGTGCCCTTCACGATCGGTGTCGTGCTCGCGGTCGCCGCGGGTCCGATCGGCCTGATCATGTCGCGCATGGGTCTGGGCGCCGAGCGCGCACCCGGCCACGGTGACCGGCCGCACGGCGTCGACGAGCACCGCGCGACGACCGACTGACGCTCCCATGAGCCCCGACGTGCCCCAGGGGCCCCGTTACCCGAGCTACCCGGGGGAGCAGCAGCCCGGCGGTGCCGGCCCGACGCACGGCACGCCCTGGTCGCCGCCCGCGCAGCCGGACGTCCGTGCGGGCGTCCAGCCTGGCGCGCCGGCCTTCCCTGGCCAGGCGGACCGCTCGGTCCCGGAGGAGCCCGCGGGGTGGTGGATCCGCGTGCTCGCGTCGTTCGTCGACGGACTCATCGTGCTGGCGCTGTCGATCGTGCCGATCGTCGGCGGGTTCGTGCTGCTCTTCGTCGACGCCGACTACGACGAGGTCACCGACGAGTTCACGAACACCAACCCGTGGGGACTCGTGGTCGTCGGGCTCGGGTTCGTCCTGTACCTCGGGTTCGACCTGTGGAACCGAGGTCTGAGGGTCGGGTACCGCGGACAGAGCCTCGGCAAGCAGCTGGTGGGCGTGCACGTCGTCGGACGTGACGGCGCACCGGTCGGCGCCCTCGAGGGATTCTTCCGGTGGCTCGTCGCCGGTCTGCTGCAGTGGACCTTCATCGGCCTGCTCGTCGACCTGCTCTGGCCCCTGTGGGACGAGCGCAAGCAGACCGTGCACGACAAGGCGATCAACACCTACCCCGTGCGTCGCTGACGTCGGGACACGCCGCGCGGCCGGACGTTGGACGTTCTGCCCAGTCCACGCTTGGATGGACACGAGCCGGGGCGACACCCGGCCCGACCGGAAGAGGACCCATGGAGCCGTTCCCCGCAAGCCCCGAGCCCGAGTACCGTCCCGACGCCAAGGGTCCGGCCCCGGCGTCGGTGCAGAACGCCGTCAAGCTGATCTGGGTCAGCGTCGGCCTCAGCCTGATCTCGACCGTCCTGACCTTCACGATGATCGACGACCTGGTGGACCAGGCCATCGAGAGCGCCGGTTCCGGAACGACCCTGGACCGCGACGCCGCTCGCGCCGGCGTGATGATCAGTCTCGTCATCGGCGTCGTCATCGGCGTCGCCCTCGCCGCGATGTTCGCCTACTTCATCGGCAAGGGCGCCAACTGGGCGCGCATCGTCTACACCGTGCTGGGCGTCATCGGCGTGCTCTTCGGCCTGATGGGCCTGGGCAACCAGCCTGCGCTGCTGCTGGTCCTGTCGATCATCAGCACCCTGCTGACGATCGCCACCGTCTTCCTGCTGTTCCGACCGGAGTCCAACGCCTACTTCAAGAAGGCCTGATCTCCGCGGCGAGACCCGGTTCCTCGTGACGCAGGCACGCGACCTGCTCCGGTCGGGCCCCCTGTGGGGTGGCCTGGCCGGAGCAGTCCTGCTGGGGGTGGTGGCGGTGCGGGACCCGCACGTCCCGGGCGCCTTCGGCGCCTGTCCGTTCCTCGCAGCGACGGGTCTGCCCTGCGCGGGGTGCGGTGGGCTGCGTGCCACGCACGACCTGCTCCACGGCGACGTGGGTGCGGCGCTGGCCCAGAACGCGCTCGCGGTCGGGCTGGTGCTCCTCGCGGCGGTCGCCTGGACGCGGTGGGCCGTCCGAGCCGCCGGGAGGGGGCCGGCCCGCGTCTCGGGCCCCGGCGCCACCACCACGTCGACGGGTGTCTCGTCGACGTTGCTCCTCGTCGTGGGCGTGGTCGTCGTGGTCTTCACCCTCGTGCGGTGGACCCCTGCAGGGGGAGTGCTCGGACCCTGACCGACCCGCGGGGTCGGTGCGGTCTACCCTGGAGGGCAGGAGAAGTGCCGACGACGAGGAGGTGGCCATGACCGTGCTCGACGACATCCTCGAGGGCGTCGCGGCCGACCGCGTCGCACGTCAGGCCACGTGCTCGCTCGACCAGCTCAAGGAGCAGGCGCTGCGCCAGCCCCCGGCGCTCGACCCGATGCCGGCGTTCCGGGCCGACGGCGTGAGCGTCATCGCCGAGGTCAAGCGCTCCAGCCCGAGCAAGGGCGCGCTCGCCGCGATCAAGGACCCCGCCGCGCTCGCCTGCGACTACGCCGCCGGCGGAGCGGCCGCCATCAGCGTGCTCACCGAGCAGCGCCGCTTCGACGGCAGCCTCGACGACCTGCGCGCGGTGCGTGCCCAGGTCGACGTGCCGCTGCTGCGCAAGGACTTCATGACGACCTCCTACGAGCTGTGGGAGGCCCGCGCCGCCGGTGCCGACATGGCCCTGCTCATCGTCGCGGCGCTCGACCAGGAGGCCCTCGTGAGCCTCGTCGAGCGCGCCCGGTCCATCGGCCTCACGCCTCTCGTGGAGGTCCACGACGAGGAGGAAGTCGAGCGGGCGCTCGACGCCGGAGCGCAGCTCGTCGGCGTCAACGCGCGCGACCTCAAGACGCTCGAGGTCAAGCGCGACACCTTCGAACGTCTGGCCCCACGGATCCCCGACGGTGTGGTCCGGGTCGCCGAGTCCGGCGTGCGCGGTCCGCACGACGTGCTCGAGTACGCCCGCGCCGGTGCCCACGTGGTGCTGGTCGGCGAGACCCTCGTACGGGGCGACGACCCGCGGGCCACGGTCGCCGACCTCGTGGCCGCCGGCGCCCACCCCGCCCTGCAGCAGAGGTCCTGACGTGGTCACGACGCCACTGCGGCGATGGTGACGGTCGCCGCGACCCCACCGTCACCCACCGCGCAGCCACGCCAGAGAAGGACCTCATGACCTACGTACAGCCGGACGCCACCGGCCACTTCGGCCGCTTCGGCGGTCGCTTCATGCCCGAGGCGCTCGTCGCGCCCCTCGACGAGCTGGCCGAGGCCTGGGCCGACGCGCAGGCCGACCCCGCGTTCATCGGCGAGCTCGACCGGATGTTCCGCGAGTACGCGAACGTGCCCAGCCCCCTCTACGAGGCGAGCCGGTTCTCCGAGGCCGTCGGCGCACGGGTGCTGCTCAAGCGCGAGGACCTCAACCACACCGGTGCGCACAAGATCCGCAACGTCCTCGGGCAGGCTCTCCTGGCCAAGCGGATCGGCAAGCCGCGAGCCATCGCCGAGACCGGCGCCGGTCAGCACGGCGTGGCGTCGGCCACTGCGTGCGCCTACCTCGACCTCGACTGCACCGTCTACATGGGCGAGGTCGACACCGAGCGCCAGGCGCTCAACGTCGCACGGATGAAGATGCTCGGCGCCGAGGTCGTGCCGGTCACCACCGGCAGTCGCACCCTGAAGGACGCGATCAACGAGGCCCTGCGCGACTGGGTGGCCAGCGTCGACCACACGTCCTACCTGTTCGGCACCGCCGCGGGCCCGCACCCGTTCCCGTCGATGGTGCGCGACCTGACCCGCGGCATCGGTGACGAGGCCCGTCGCCAGGTCCTCGAGCTGACCGGCCGGCTGCCCGACGCGGCCGTGGCCTGCGTGGGTGGCGGGTCCAACGCCATCGGCCTCTTCACGGCGTTCATCGACGACCCCGACGTCCAGCTGCTGGGCGTCGAGGCCGGTGGCGACGGCTACGAGACGGGCCGGCACGCGTCGCCCATCACCGCCGGCGACGTCGGCGTGCTGCACGGCGCCCGCTCCTACCTGCTGCAGGACGAGGACGGCCAGACCATGGAGTCGCACTCCATCTCGGCCGGGCTCGACTACCCGGGCGTGGGGCCGGAGCACTCCTACCTCGCGACCATCGGCCGCGCCCGGTACGTGCCCGCCACCGACGCCGAGGCCATGTCCGCCTTCGACCTGCTCTGCAAGACCGAGGGCATCATCCCGGCGATCGAGACCGCCCACGCCCTCGCCGGTGCGGTGACGCTGGCGAAGGAGCTCGGACCGGACGCCACCATCCTGGTCAACCTCTCGGGCCGCGGCGACAAGGACGTGCACACCGCCGCCGAGTACTTCGGCCTCCTGGACGGCCCGGTCGTGCTCGAGGAAGGCGTGGAGGAGTGAGCGGGATCGACGCCCTGTTCGAGCGCACGCGTGCCGACGACCGCGCCGCCCTCGTGGGGTACCTTCCCGCCGGCTTCCCCGACGTGGACACGTCGGTCGCCGCGCTGACGGCGATGGTCGAGGGCGGGTGCGACCTCGTCGAGATCGGCCTGCCGTACAGCGACCCCGTCATGGACGGCCCCACCATCCAGGCCGCGGCCGAGACCGCGCTCGCGAACGGGTTCCGCACGAGCCAGGCCTTCGACGTCGTGCGACGTGTCGCCGGGACCGGCGCCCCCACGGTCGTCATGACCTACTGGAACCCGGTCGAGCGGTACGGCGTCGACCGCTTCGCCGCCGACCTCGCCGCAGCCGGGGGAGCCGGGCTGATCACGCCCGACCTCATCCCCGACGAGGCCGCCGAGTGGGAGGCGGCGTCGCGCGAGCACGGGCTGGACCGCACGTACCTCGTGGCGCCGTCCTCGACCGACGCGCGGCTCGCGATGACCGCCGACGCGGCGAGCGGCTTCATCTACGCGACCGCCGTCATGGGGGTCACGGGTCAGCGTCAGGAGACCAGCTCGCTGGCCCCCGAGCTCGTCGCGCGTCTGCGCAAGGTCACCGACAAGCCGGTGGGCGTCGGTCTGGGCGTCAGCAACGGCGCCCAGGCCCACGAGATCGCCCAGTACGCCGACGCGGTCATCGTCGGCTCGGCCTTCGTGCGGCTGCTGCTCGACGCGCCCGACGCCGAGAGCGGGGTCGCCGCCGTCGGCGAGCTGGCCCGTGAGCTGCGGGCAGGAGTCGTCCGATGACCGTGTCGTCCGTCGCGGGCCTCGCGACCTCCATCCCCAGCCCGTCGACCGGCGTGTGGGAGGTCGGACCCTTCCCGCTGCGCGCCTACGCCCTGGGCATCATCGTCGGCGCCCTGCTCGCGATCTGGATCGGCGAACGCCGCCTCCAGGCCCGCGGCGGGCGCGAGGGTGCCATCAGCGACATCGCGATCTGGGCCATCCCGTTCGGCATCGTCGGCGCGCGGATCTACCACGTCGTCACCGACCCCGAGCTGTACTTCGGCGAGGGGCGCCGAGCGATCGAGGCGCTCTACATCTGGAACGGCGGCCTCGGCATCTGGGGTGCCATCGCCGGTGGTGCGCTCGGCGTGTGGATCGCCTGTCGCCGCTACGACCTGTCGTTCCTGGCCGTGGCCGACGCGCTCGCGCCGGGGCTCCTCGTGGCCCAGGCCGTCGGTCGCATCGGCAACTACTTCAACTCCGAGCTCTTCGGCCGTCCCACCGACGTGCCGTGGGCGCTCGAGATCGCGCCGCAGAACCGCCCCGACGGGTACGAGCAGTTCGCGACGTTCCACCCCACCTTCCTGTACGAGATGATCTGGAACCTCGCCGCCGCGGCGCTCATCGTCGCGATCGACCGTCGGGTCCGCCTCACGGGCGGTCGGGCGTTCGCGCTCTACGTGATGCTCTACACCGCCGGCCGGTTCTGGATCGAGCAGCTGCGGATCGACACCGCGAACGAGTTCCTCGGCGTCCGGCTGAACGTGTTCACCTCGGTCATCGTGTTCGTGGGTGCACTGGCGTACTTCCTCCTGGCGCGTCGCCGCGGCCGCACCGCCGCAGACGCCGCCTAGCCGCTCCGGTTCGCACCGGGTGCAGGCGTAGGTTTCGTCCCATGAGCACCCCTGAACCGCTGCCGGACCCGGGCGCGGTCTCCCACGAGCACCCGGACGTCAACGGCGGGTGGCTGAGGCCCGCCGTCTTCGGGGCCATGGACGGCCTCGTGTCGAACTTCGCGCTCATCATGGGCGTCACCGGAGGCAGCACCGAGCGCGCCCCGGTGATCATCGCCGGCCTGGCGGGCCTGGCCGCCGGCGCGTTCTCGATGGCGGCCGGTGAGTACACGTCCGTCGCGAGCCAGCGCGAGCTGGCCCAGGCCCAGCTCGCGGTGGAGCGCGACGAGATCGTGCGCAACGGCCCGGCCGAGGAGGCCGAGCTGGCGGCCACCTTCATGGCCAAGGGTGTCGACGAGACCACCGCGCGAGAGGTGGCCCGGCAGGTGCACCTCGACCTGGACCACGCGGTCGCCGTGCACGCCGCGGAGGAGATGGGCATCGACGCCGACGTGCTGCCCTCGCCGATGGTCGCGGCCATGTCGTCGTTCGGGGCCTTCACCGTCGGGGCCCTGATCCCGCTCCTGCCGCTCGTGCTGGGGGCGAGCTCGTCGGTCCCGACCATCGTCGTGTCGC is part of the Aeromicrobium sp. Leaf245 genome and harbors:
- a CDS encoding VIT1/CCC1 transporter family protein encodes the protein MSTPEPLPDPGAVSHEHPDVNGGWLRPAVFGAMDGLVSNFALIMGVTGGSTERAPVIIAGLAGLAAGAFSMAAGEYTSVASQRELAQAQLAVERDEIVRNGPAEEAELAATFMAKGVDETTAREVARQVHLDLDHAVAVHAAEEMGIDADVLPSPMVAAMSSFGAFTVGALIPLLPLVLGASSSVPTIVVSLLALFGCGAIVTRVTSRAWWYGGLRQLVLGGAAAGITYLIGEAVGTQLG